One Chloroflexota bacterium genomic region harbors:
- a CDS encoding SseB family protein, whose translation MTERPAEDRPIPGSHARGVPSGTLEESAAALYEAAIAARDAEGGDDPAPLQAFYRAIGAATLLLPVPPGAEKEAREAVEQVVDDEQEVEVGVLLARAPDGSSVSVAFGSHAAMAAWSPLGSSSLALPARIALANLAAAGLPVILDPAGPIPYRFEPDEIADLAAGRLPGSDEPLASADGGHSIRVRLPGPEAREAERRLAADLAGWPGIREAYLVESDTGDGWRLLLGLVGGGGPLPPLPEDMDARWLAEPLLGSVRAVADPFHRGHR comes from the coding sequence ATGACCGAGCGTCCGGCAGAGGACCGGCCAATCCCCGGCTCCCATGCCCGCGGCGTCCCCAGCGGGACCCTGGAAGAGAGCGCGGCCGCTCTGTACGAGGCGGCCATTGCCGCAAGGGACGCGGAGGGCGGTGACGATCCGGCCCCGCTCCAGGCGTTCTACCGGGCGATCGGGGCGGCCACGTTGCTCCTGCCCGTGCCACCGGGCGCCGAAAAGGAGGCTCGTGAGGCGGTCGAGCAGGTGGTTGACGACGAGCAAGAAGTGGAAGTTGGCGTCCTGCTGGCTCGCGCCCCGGACGGCTCGTCGGTGAGCGTCGCGTTCGGTTCACACGCGGCGATGGCGGCCTGGTCGCCGCTGGGATCCAGCTCCCTGGCCCTGCCGGCGCGGATCGCGCTGGCCAACCTGGCCGCGGCCGGGCTGCCCGTGATCCTGGATCCCGCCGGGCCGATTCCCTACCGGTTCGAACCGGATGAGATCGCGGACCTGGCGGCCGGCCGCCTGCCGGGAAGCGACGAACCGCTCGCCTCCGCCGATGGCGGGCACTCGATCCGGGTACGGCTGCCGGGGCCGGAGGCTCGCGAGGCCGAGCGCCGGCTGGCCGCCGACCTGGCCGGCTGGCCGGGGATCCGGGAGGCCTACCTGGTCGAGAGCGACACCGGGGATGGATGGCGCCTGCTGCTGGGCCTGGTGGGGGGCGGCGGGCCGTTGCCTCCGCTCCCGGAGGACATGGACGCCCGTTGGCTGGCGGAACCGCTGCTAGGTAGCGTCCGGGCGGTGGCGGACCCGTTCCATCGCGGCCACCGATGA
- a CDS encoding PIG-L deacetylase family protein, producing the protein MTYDRTGGLAAILAHPADEAFTCAGTLALAHDAGETTRLLVVTRGEAGNPERTPDAQLAAVREAEMIRAAEAIGLNEVTLLDGYPDGAVAAEPQERLVSEIVAWLGNRRPDVVITFGAHGVTGDPDHITAGSAARWAVERLAKEGVAPHSAFVIAPGYGPGPNRYDLSPEEQGATHRIDITEVADRRLAALESHASQADTAEAIAELRAAIEAGGPIYEAFTRVRPEVLPPHPKYDTSLF; encoded by the coding sequence GTGACCTACGACCGAACCGGGGGACTCGCCGCGATCCTGGCCCACCCCGCCGACGAGGCGTTCACCTGCGCCGGGACGCTGGCCCTGGCCCACGACGCGGGCGAGACGACGCGCCTCCTGGTCGTGACCCGCGGCGAGGCCGGGAACCCCGAGCGGACCCCCGACGCTCAGCTCGCCGCCGTGCGCGAGGCAGAGATGATCCGCGCCGCGGAGGCGATCGGGCTCAACGAGGTCACCCTCCTGGACGGCTACCCGGACGGGGCCGTTGCCGCCGAGCCGCAGGAGCGGCTGGTGAGCGAGATCGTCGCCTGGCTGGGGAACCGCCGCCCGGATGTCGTCATCACGTTCGGCGCGCACGGCGTGACCGGCGACCCGGACCACATCACGGCCGGCAGCGCCGCGCGGTGGGCGGTCGAGCGCCTCGCGAAGGAGGGCGTGGCGCCGCACTCGGCTTTCGTCATCGCGCCGGGCTACGGGCCGGGGCCCAACCGCTACGACCTCTCCCCGGAGGAGCAGGGCGCGACCCACCGGATTGACATCACCGAGGTCGCGGACCGACGGTTGGCCGCGCTCGAGAGCCACGCTTCTCAGGCCGATACCGCCGAGGCGATCGCCGAGCTCCGAGCCGCCATTGAAGCCGGTGGGCCGATCTACGAGGCTTTCACCCGGGTTCGCCCCGAGGTCCTGCCACCGCATCCGAAGTACGACACCAGCCTTTTCTAG
- a CDS encoding HAMP domain-containing sensor histidine kinase — MPDRGHWGCHGYGRHRPRWWPEGEAWPPADAERAEYWRRTRGGFMWRIGCFFVFMVVVLASVVALLAWLISNAVGGSEPWAAAILIGLFVLIVLGMGGRAVRRAAAPVGDLIEASGRVEAGDFSARVPEDGPREVRSLARAFNAMSARLEEMESQRQSTLADVSHELRTPLTVIQGNVEALIDGVYPADAEHLEPILEQTRVMERLIEDLRTLSLAEAGRLTLHPEPTDLGALLQEAAAGYRNQAEQAGIQLTVTVAEDVPVLEVDPPRMREVIANLLTNALRHTPSGGRVDLAARLADNQVVVALRDTGSGMSPEDLGRIFDRFYRSPDSPGSGLGLPIARDLVEAHGGDMTATSEVGLGTTVRFTLPLVSPTAPG, encoded by the coding sequence ATGCCTGATCGGGGCCACTGGGGTTGCCACGGATACGGCCGTCACCGGCCGCGGTGGTGGCCGGAGGGAGAGGCGTGGCCGCCGGCTGACGCTGAGCGGGCCGAATACTGGCGCCGGACGCGCGGCGGATTCATGTGGCGCATCGGTTGTTTCTTCGTCTTCATGGTGGTGGTGCTCGCCTCGGTGGTGGCCCTCCTGGCGTGGCTGATCAGCAACGCGGTGGGCGGTTCGGAGCCATGGGCGGCGGCCATCCTGATCGGTCTGTTCGTTCTCATCGTCCTCGGGATGGGAGGTCGGGCGGTGCGTCGCGCGGCCGCCCCGGTCGGCGACCTGATCGAGGCTTCCGGCCGCGTCGAGGCGGGCGACTTCAGTGCCCGGGTACCCGAGGACGGTCCGCGAGAGGTCCGTTCCCTCGCCCGGGCCTTCAACGCCATGAGTGCCCGGCTTGAGGAGATGGAGTCTCAACGCCAGTCGACCCTGGCCGATGTCTCGCACGAGCTCCGAACCCCGCTCACCGTGATCCAGGGCAACGTGGAGGCACTGATCGACGGGGTCTACCCCGCCGATGCTGAGCACCTCGAGCCCATCCTGGAGCAGACACGGGTCATGGAACGGCTGATCGAGGACCTGCGCACCCTGTCCCTCGCAGAGGCCGGACGCCTCACGCTGCATCCCGAGCCGACTGATCTCGGAGCACTACTCCAGGAGGCGGCTGCCGGGTACCGCAACCAGGCGGAGCAGGCCGGCATTCAGCTCACCGTCACGGTGGCCGAGGACGTGCCGGTGCTGGAGGTCGACCCGCCCCGAATGCGTGAGGTCATCGCGAACCTGCTGACCAACGCCCTTCGTCACACCCCGTCCGGCGGCCGCGTTGACCTCGCCGCGCGCTTGGCGGACAACCAGGTGGTTGTCGCACTGCGTGACACGGGGAGCGGGATGAGCCCCGAGGACCTGGGCCGGATCTTCGACCGCTTCTATCGCTCGCCCGACTCCCCGGGGAGTGGGCTTGGCCTGCCCATCGCTCGCGACCTCGTCGAAGCCCACGGCGGTGACATGACCGCCACCTCAGAAGTCGGGCTTGGCACCACGGTCCGCTTCACCTTGCCGCTCGTGTCCCCCACTGCGCCCGGGTAA
- a CDS encoding YdeI/OmpD-associated family protein, which translates to MTAGPKTPKSLTCTATLTGEGGVHPNVADRQAGNPYYFILPVDFQAAFGRHRPPIRVTVRGHTWRTTPARYGTDYYLVVNRAVREATGLQYGDRVRIRIDPDTEPRVVQRPPELAASLAGAPNARAIYDGLSFSHQKAYADWVAEAKRSETRTRRAAASVERLLAGRKEPSG; encoded by the coding sequence ATGACCGCGGGACCGAAGACGCCGAAATCGCTCACGTGTACCGCCACCCTCACCGGGGAAGGCGGCGTGCACCCCAACGTGGCCGACCGGCAGGCGGGGAACCCCTATTACTTCATTCTGCCCGTCGACTTTCAGGCCGCCTTCGGCCGCCACCGGCCTCCAATCCGCGTCACGGTCCGTGGCCACACCTGGCGGACCACCCCAGCCCGATACGGCACGGACTACTACCTGGTCGTCAACCGAGCCGTCCGCGAGGCCACCGGCCTGCAGTACGGGGACCGGGTCCGCATTCGGATCGACCCCGACACGGAGCCCCGGGTAGTGCAGCGGCCACCCGAGCTCGCCGCGTCGCTGGCCGGCGCGCCGAACGCCAGGGCCATCTACGACGGGCTCTCGTTCAGTCACCAGAAGGCATACGCCGACTGGGTGGCCGAGGCCAAACGATCCGAGACGCGAACCCGTCGCGCGGCGGCATCGGTCGAGCGCCTGCTGGCCGGCCGGAAGGAACCGAGCGGCTGA
- a CDS encoding iron-sulfur cluster assembly protein, which yields MTIDSNLAKVDEVMTALYDIHDPEIGMSIVDLDLIKNVEIGADGAPTEIKMVLTTPFCPWAGDLIQEIKQKTEDIVGPPVKVTLLADRWEPPPGLF from the coding sequence ATGACGATTGATTCGAACCTCGCCAAGGTCGACGAGGTGATGACTGCCCTGTATGACATTCACGATCCGGAGATCGGGATGAGCATCGTGGATCTCGACCTGATCAAGAACGTCGAGATCGGAGCCGATGGCGCCCCGACCGAGATCAAGATGGTCCTGACCACGCCCTTCTGCCCGTGGGCCGGGGACCTGATTCAGGAAATCAAGCAGAAGACCGAGGACATCGTGGGTCCTCCGGTCAAGGTGACCCTGCTGGCCGATCGCTGGGAGCCGCCGCCCGGCCTCTTCTAG
- a CDS encoding cob(I)yrinic acid a,c-diamide adenosyltransferase — MKIYTRKGDAGDTGLLFGGARVGKGSPRIEAAGTVDEAVAALGLARVALRADDPLAVLLIRIQKELFVVGAEVSTHRVRRARLTPGTSVVTEAMVTALEREIDALTAAHPMPVEFVVPGESQPGAALDLARSVTRRAERRVVLLAEGGDLPDTYVVRYLNRLADLLFVMARVADGGFRPVRGHA, encoded by the coding sequence ATGAAGATCTACACCCGCAAGGGCGACGCCGGTGACACCGGGCTCCTGTTCGGCGGTGCCCGGGTCGGCAAGGGGAGCCCCAGGATCGAGGCCGCCGGCACGGTCGACGAGGCGGTGGCCGCCTTGGGCCTCGCCCGCGTCGCGCTGCGAGCGGACGATCCTCTGGCCGTCCTTCTGATCCGGATCCAGAAAGAGTTGTTCGTGGTCGGCGCCGAGGTCTCCACGCACCGGGTCCGGCGCGCTCGACTGACGCCCGGGACGAGCGTCGTGACCGAAGCGATGGTGACGGCGCTGGAGCGGGAGATTGATGCCCTGACCGCCGCCCACCCGATGCCGGTGGAATTCGTCGTGCCGGGAGAATCCCAGCCGGGCGCCGCGCTGGACCTCGCCCGGTCCGTGACTCGACGCGCGGAACGCAGAGTCGTGCTCCTGGCCGAAGGTGGTGACCTCCCCGACACGTACGTCGTGCGCTACCTCAACCGCCTCGCGGACCTGCTGTTCGTGATGGCCCGCGTCGCGGATGGGGGCTTCCGGCCAGTTCGCGGCCACGCGTAA
- a CDS encoding carboxyl transferase domain-containing protein, whose translation MAVLRSAVDPSSPSFAANADAMRALMAELRERTAQVTLNGAGGDERAIARHRERGKLLVRERVERLIDPGSAFLELSPLAANGLYDDEAPGAGLVTGIGRVEGVECVIVANDATVKGGTYYPMTVKKHLRAQEIALDNRLPCLYLVDSGGAFLPLQDEVFPDRDHFGRIFYHQAQLSARGVPQIAVVMGHSTAGGAYVPAMSDETVIVRGTGAIFIGGPPLVQAATGEQVSAEELGGAEVHTVTSGVADHYALSDEHALAIARSIVRNLAWRKPEPPWGVAAPRPPSVDPEDLYGIIPADRRLAYDVREVIARLVDESEFHEFKERYGETLVCGFARLEGYPVGILANNGVLFSASALKGAHFIELASQRRIPLVFLQNITGFMVGREYEAGGIAKDGAKLVTAVSTTAVPKFTVIIGGSFGAGNYGMAGRAYGPRQLWMWPNARISVMGGAQAARVLSTVRGGFQTDAERDAFEAPILDEYERQGSPYYSTARVWDDGVIDPMDTRRVLAMGINAALNAEIGETRFGVFRM comes from the coding sequence ATGGCCGTCCTCCGTTCCGCGGTCGATCCCTCATCCCCCAGCTTCGCCGCCAACGCGGACGCCATGCGGGCCCTGATGGCCGAGCTTCGCGAGCGGACGGCCCAGGTCACGCTCAACGGAGCCGGCGGCGACGAACGCGCCATCGCCCGCCATCGCGAGCGGGGCAAGCTCCTCGTTCGCGAGCGGGTGGAACGGCTGATCGATCCGGGGAGCGCGTTCCTCGAGCTGTCGCCTCTCGCCGCCAACGGCCTCTACGACGACGAGGCGCCGGGCGCGGGCCTGGTGACGGGCATCGGTCGCGTCGAGGGCGTCGAGTGCGTGATCGTGGCCAACGACGCCACGGTCAAGGGCGGCACGTACTACCCCATGACCGTCAAGAAGCACCTTCGCGCGCAGGAGATTGCGCTCGACAACCGTCTGCCGTGCCTGTACCTGGTCGACTCGGGTGGGGCGTTCCTCCCCCTCCAGGACGAGGTCTTCCCCGACCGCGACCATTTCGGCCGGATCTTCTACCACCAGGCACAGTTGTCGGCACGCGGCGTGCCGCAGATCGCGGTCGTGATGGGGCATTCGACGGCCGGCGGCGCCTACGTGCCGGCCATGAGCGACGAGACGGTGATCGTCCGCGGCACGGGAGCCATTTTCATCGGCGGCCCGCCACTGGTGCAGGCTGCCACCGGGGAGCAGGTGAGCGCCGAGGAGCTGGGCGGGGCGGAGGTCCACACCGTCACCAGCGGCGTGGCCGACCACTACGCCCTGTCGGACGAGCATGCGCTGGCCATCGCCCGCTCCATCGTCCGCAACCTGGCCTGGCGCAAGCCGGAGCCGCCCTGGGGGGTGGCCGCCCCGCGGCCACCATCGGTCGATCCGGAGGACCTGTACGGGATCATTCCGGCAGACCGGCGCCTGGCCTACGACGTGCGCGAGGTCATCGCCCGCCTGGTCGATGAGTCGGAGTTCCACGAGTTCAAGGAACGGTACGGGGAGACCCTGGTCTGCGGCTTCGCCCGGCTGGAGGGCTACCCGGTTGGGATCCTGGCCAACAACGGGGTCCTGTTCAGCGCCTCGGCTTTGAAGGGCGCGCACTTCATCGAGCTGGCGTCCCAGCGCCGGATCCCACTCGTGTTCCTCCAGAACATCACCGGGTTCATGGTCGGCCGCGAGTACGAGGCAGGCGGGATCGCCAAGGACGGGGCCAAGCTGGTGACCGCGGTCTCGACCACGGCGGTGCCGAAGTTCACGGTCATCATCGGCGGCTCGTTCGGAGCCGGGAACTACGGGATGGCGGGCCGCGCCTACGGACCCCGGCAGCTGTGGATGTGGCCCAACGCCCGGATCAGCGTCATGGGCGGCGCCCAGGCGGCCCGGGTCCTGTCCACCGTGCGCGGCGGGTTTCAGACCGATGCCGAACGCGACGCGTTCGAGGCACCGATCCTGGACGAGTACGAGCGCCAGGGCTCGCCCTATTACTCGACCGCGCGTGTGTGGGACGACGGCGTGATCGATCCGATGGACACTCGGCGGGTGCTGGCCATGGGCATCAACGCCGCGTTGAATGCGGAGATTGGTGAGACGCGCTTCGGCGTGTTCCGGATGTAG
- the thyX gene encoding FAD-dependent thymidylate synthase → MPPTSPNLSAKLIFPTAEIVEEYYLPIIYTACRTCYSEQLPDAIWDKAVARQVADEKQQALVRKVMESGHGSTIEHVNFTFAISGVTRTLSHQLVRHRSGTAFDQQSQRYVSFKARDNYTIPDSITKGDLPDDLAGRFQQAIDDNLELYGQLLQAEVPAEDARFIFPNAMQTNLIMTVNLRQLIHMSGLRLCTMAQWEIRQLFKQIRHEIFRVSPFFGSFLAPKCVPLGYCDEMGNRDEHCRIRPHRDTVMAVWEAYRGGELAETDGPIVPETSPFRPKPRRTDRVPIRMEAPEAAVGQAAQADRY, encoded by the coding sequence ATGCCGCCGACCTCTCCGAACCTGTCCGCCAAGCTGATCTTCCCCACCGCCGAGATCGTCGAGGAGTACTACCTCCCGATCATCTACACGGCCTGCCGAACGTGCTATTCGGAGCAGCTGCCGGACGCCATCTGGGACAAGGCGGTGGCGCGGCAGGTGGCCGACGAGAAGCAGCAGGCGCTCGTGCGCAAAGTCATGGAGTCGGGTCACGGCTCGACCATCGAGCACGTCAACTTCACCTTCGCCATCAGTGGTGTGACCCGGACCCTGTCCCACCAATTGGTCCGCCACCGGTCAGGGACCGCCTTTGACCAGCAGTCCCAGCGCTACGTCTCGTTCAAAGCCCGCGACAACTACACCATCCCCGACTCGATCACCAAGGGCGACCTGCCCGACGACCTCGCGGGCCGCTTCCAGCAGGCGATCGACGACAACCTTGAGCTATACGGGCAGCTGCTCCAAGCCGAGGTTCCGGCCGAGGATGCGCGCTTCATCTTCCCCAACGCCATGCAGACCAACCTGATCATGACCGTCAACCTGCGCCAGCTCATCCATATGAGCGGGCTACGGCTGTGCACCATGGCCCAGTGGGAGATCCGCCAGCTGTTCAAGCAGATCCGCCACGAGATCTTCCGGGTCAGCCCCTTCTTCGGATCGTTCCTGGCCCCCAAGTGCGTGCCCCTGGGCTACTGCGACGAGATGGGCAACCGCGACGAGCACTGCCGGATTCGACCCCATCGCGACACGGTGATGGCGGTCTGGGAGGCCTACCGGGGTGGCGAGCTGGCGGAAACCGATGGACCGATCGTCCCCGAGACCTCGCCCTTCCGGCCCAAGCCACGCCGGACCGATCGGGTGCCGATCCGAATGGAGGCGCCGGAGGCCGCCGTCGGCCAGGCTGCCCAGGCCGACCGCTACTGA
- a CDS encoding GGDEF domain-containing protein: protein MTAAIARSVGTGLALVLPVAALVVLRLFPPLTLDPGGGSGWLATLGLGAVALCSAVSVIPLLNALLRTGRLSAGAAGLSATALAAGSAALALAGPTAAATLPNSGLALTLLVVASGLAAAAWAGNQMLVDERSRWLGVIVALVLAETALAAALLAPGSELDSATSVVMLAAGLLAAGAAGAWVNRRNTTAAFGSVTVAVAAGLLAWARPGTVDGLLAMAPLLLTPPLLVLALVDREERESDDFATATATATAPAPVAPRAFTNPGPPPLNRRSEDDTAERDRLGREVRAALAELTDARHTIALQRSELERAADVDPLTGVASRSAIMDRLRDEVAAARRYPHAVSIVLMDVDGMGEINAQHGTAVGDAVLRELALRMRVRVREADAIGRVAGDSFLAILPHTDEKGATVFAEAIRDRATQRPVSTGRGEVTITVSLGVTTMRSRQELTADTLLARADEAVASARAGGGNFIAYDRLHGLARLEERRPEASDDQADRHTR from the coding sequence TTGACCGCAGCGATCGCGCGGTCCGTGGGCACCGGGCTGGCCCTGGTGCTCCCCGTGGCCGCTCTCGTGGTGCTGCGCCTGTTTCCGCCCCTCACCCTGGACCCCGGCGGCGGAAGTGGCTGGCTCGCCACGCTCGGGCTGGGCGCAGTGGCCCTGTGCTCGGCCGTTTCGGTGATTCCCCTGCTCAACGCGTTGCTGAGGACTGGGCGCCTATCGGCCGGCGCGGCCGGCCTGAGCGCCACCGCGTTGGCCGCTGGCAGCGCCGCGCTGGCGCTGGCGGGGCCCACCGCGGCGGCGACCCTCCCCAACAGCGGCCTGGCTCTGACCCTGCTGGTCGTGGCGTCCGGCCTGGCCGCCGCCGCATGGGCCGGAAACCAGATGCTGGTAGACGAACGGTCTCGTTGGCTGGGCGTTATCGTGGCCCTCGTGCTGGCCGAGACCGCGCTCGCGGCTGCCCTGCTGGCTCCCGGATCTGAGCTGGATTCCGCCACGTCCGTGGTGATGCTGGCGGCCGGACTCCTGGCCGCGGGTGCGGCTGGCGCGTGGGTGAACCGCCGCAACACGACGGCCGCATTCGGATCGGTGACCGTGGCCGTGGCGGCCGGCCTGCTCGCCTGGGCGCGTCCGGGGACGGTCGACGGGCTGCTCGCGATGGCCCCACTGTTGCTGACCCCGCCGTTGCTGGTGCTCGCGCTGGTCGACCGAGAGGAGAGGGAGTCCGACGACTTCGCGACCGCGACCGCGACCGCGACCGCGCCCGCGCCCGTCGCCCCGCGCGCCTTCACGAATCCGGGCCCGCCTCCCCTCAACCGAAGGTCAGAGGACGACACTGCGGAACGCGACCGCCTGGGCCGGGAGGTGCGGGCCGCCCTGGCCGAGCTGACCGACGCGCGTCACACCATCGCCCTGCAGCGCTCCGAGCTGGAGCGCGCGGCCGACGTTGATCCGCTGACCGGCGTCGCCAGTCGCAGCGCGATCATGGACCGGCTGCGCGACGAGGTGGCGGCCGCGCGCCGCTATCCGCACGCGGTGTCCATCGTGCTCATGGACGTGGATGGGATGGGGGAGATCAACGCCCAGCACGGGACGGCGGTCGGCGATGCGGTGCTGCGCGAGCTGGCGCTGCGGATGCGGGTCCGCGTCCGCGAAGCGGACGCCATCGGCCGGGTAGCCGGAGACTCCTTTTTGGCCATCCTCCCGCATACCGATGAGAAGGGCGCCACGGTGTTCGCGGAGGCCATCCGTGACCGGGCCACCCAACGCCCCGTATCGACTGGACGGGGAGAGGTCACGATCACCGTCTCGCTGGGCGTCACCACCATGCGATCGCGCCAGGAGCTGACCGCCGACACGCTGCTGGCACGGGCCGATGAGGCGGTCGCGTCGGCCCGCGCGGGGGGCGGCAACTTCATCGCCTACGACCGTCTCCACGGCCTGGCACGACTCGAGGAACGCCGTCCGGAGGCCTCGGACGACCAGGCGGACCGACACACAAGATAG
- a CDS encoding tRNA-binding protein, translating to MIEFEDFLRVDMRVGRIVAAEPFPEARNPSYKLHIDFGREIGERVSAAQLTVTYPDPATLIGRQVVAVVNFPPRRIAGLASQVLVLGAMGEGGQVHLLEPDPASPEGLRIG from the coding sequence GTGATCGAATTCGAGGACTTCCTGCGGGTCGACATGCGGGTCGGCCGTATCGTCGCCGCCGAGCCGTTCCCCGAGGCCCGCAACCCGTCGTACAAGCTCCACATCGACTTCGGCCGGGAGATCGGTGAGCGGGTCTCAGCCGCCCAGCTGACCGTCACGTACCCTGACCCGGCCACCCTCATCGGTCGCCAGGTGGTCGCCGTCGTGAACTTCCCGCCCCGCCGGATCGCGGGCCTGGCCAGCCAGGTCCTGGTCCTGGGCGCTATGGGCGAGGGTGGCCAGGTCCATCTGCTGGAGCCGGATCCCGCCTCGCCCGAAGGTCTCCGCATCGGCTGA